The following coding sequences lie in one Posidoniimonas polymericola genomic window:
- a CDS encoding glycosyltransferase family 4 protein, whose product MQQLLAPNHQPDGESRASASTAVSSRVRMIDLHVVVPDFAPPGWRWIEPENQDRQWRWHFYYTGKKAAKEAFRSSRETGERSVLVTHGPLDTMTVAKQRAVHGFGRPAHLAFSFHSPYERGFRERHLYRRLAPYIDMLVVHSGYEQRKYSEELELALGRIQFVPWYFENADVDASPAVAGDYICAVGASMRDYRTMFAAMEQLPEVRLVAIVRQECLAGLRVPANVTVLENAPKEVLWNVQYHSKIHVLPLPATSRSGHACLTQGMYFGRPNIVADAPCLAEYVDPGQNVLVYDPADADQLADAIRGLLSSPEQMESLGAAARQHALDHFSQHHVGDHLQRIFDRLAP is encoded by the coding sequence ATGCAACAACTCCTCGCCCCCAATCACCAACCCGACGGCGAGTCCCGCGCGAGCGCGAGCACGGCTGTTTCGAGCCGGGTACGCATGATCGATTTGCACGTTGTCGTTCCCGACTTTGCGCCACCTGGATGGCGTTGGATCGAACCTGAGAATCAAGACCGCCAGTGGCGTTGGCACTTCTACTACACGGGCAAGAAGGCGGCCAAGGAGGCGTTCCGCTCGAGTCGCGAAACGGGCGAACGATCGGTGCTCGTTACCCACGGACCGCTCGACACGATGACGGTCGCCAAGCAGCGGGCGGTGCACGGCTTCGGCAGGCCAGCCCACCTGGCGTTCAGTTTTCATTCTCCCTACGAGCGGGGTTTCCGGGAACGCCACCTCTACCGTCGGCTCGCCCCCTATATCGATATGCTGGTGGTTCACTCCGGCTACGAGCAACGCAAGTACTCGGAAGAACTGGAGCTCGCCCTGGGGCGTATCCAGTTTGTTCCCTGGTATTTCGAAAACGCAGATGTCGACGCGTCGCCGGCCGTCGCGGGCGATTACATTTGCGCGGTCGGTGCGAGCATGCGAGACTACCGCACCATGTTCGCGGCAATGGAGCAACTGCCGGAGGTGCGGCTCGTCGCGATTGTCCGCCAGGAGTGCCTGGCTGGGCTCCGCGTCCCCGCGAACGTCACGGTGCTGGAGAACGCCCCCAAAGAGGTGCTCTGGAATGTCCAGTACCACAGCAAGATCCACGTCCTGCCGTTGCCGGCGACTTCTCGGTCGGGCCACGCCTGTCTGACACAGGGCATGTACTTTGGTCGGCCCAACATTGTGGCCGATGCGCCGTGCCTGGCAGAGTATGTCGACCCAGGCCAGAACGTGCTGGTCTACGACCCGGCGGACGCTGACCAGCTGGCCGACGCGATTCGCGGCCTGTTGAGTTCTCCCGAGCAGATGGAGTCGCTTGGCGCCGCGGCTCGACAGCACGCCCTCGATCACTTCTCGCAACACCACGTTGGCGACCATCTGCAGCGTATCTTCGACCGCCTAGCGCCGTAG
- a CDS encoding tetratricopeptide repeat protein, whose amino-acid sequence MAARPAFQFSVLDLLIFSTVIAVVASFADGALLVLLGWGVVFWAILWAWRWGVWYFRMSLALRLVAPCFARGRLWMLRLLCGRDWVVWGLSHHAAELMVAERHDIAIPLLDEALRLNPNLPENWRNRGVSKWHVGDLQEAESDLSRAIALDPRIDDAQALRGCLRTSLQNWSEAIQDLTSSTPYPGGEGFCAHCRGVCYESLENWSEAYDAYVEANQLNESDFSAAYMVARLQACCPDASIRDGEKAVANALRVCVQTGWENWATISVLAAAYAEVGDFESAIRHAETALELTPEAEKAKVACVAEQFKRGVPYRIEPCETWSAGRHGGDMVERAAPPE is encoded by the coding sequence TTGGCTGCCCGCCCGGCTTTTCAGTTCTCGGTCCTTGACCTGCTGATTTTCAGCACCGTGATCGCGGTGGTCGCTTCGTTCGCCGATGGGGCACTGCTGGTGCTGCTGGGCTGGGGCGTGGTTTTCTGGGCGATCCTATGGGCGTGGAGATGGGGCGTCTGGTACTTCCGCATGAGTCTGGCGCTACGCCTGGTGGCGCCCTGCTTCGCACGCGGCAGGCTTTGGATGCTGCGGCTTCTCTGCGGTCGGGATTGGGTGGTGTGGGGGTTGTCGCATCATGCGGCCGAACTGATGGTCGCTGAACGTCACGACATTGCGATCCCGCTGCTCGACGAGGCGCTGCGTCTGAATCCGAACCTCCCAGAGAATTGGCGGAACCGCGGCGTCTCGAAATGGCACGTCGGTGATCTGCAAGAGGCCGAGTCCGACCTCTCACGTGCGATCGCCCTCGACCCACGAATCGACGACGCCCAAGCACTCCGCGGCTGCTTGCGGACGTCGCTGCAGAACTGGTCTGAAGCGATTCAGGACCTCACGTCCTCGACTCCCTACCCGGGCGGAGAGGGTTTCTGCGCCCACTGCCGAGGTGTGTGCTACGAAAGCCTTGAAAATTGGTCCGAAGCATACGACGCATATGTGGAAGCAAACCAGCTCAATGAGAGTGACTTTAGCGCTGCCTATATGGTTGCGCGGCTGCAGGCATGCTGCCCGGACGCCTCGATCCGCGACGGCGAGAAGGCGGTAGCGAACGCGCTCCGTGTGTGTGTTCAGACCGGCTGGGAGAATTGGGCGACGATTAGCGTACTAGCGGCAGCCTACGCTGAAGTGGGAGACTTCGAATCCGCAATCCGCCACGCCGAGACCGCTTTGGAGCTAACGCCCGAGGCAGAAAAGGCGAAGGTTGCTTGTGTTGCTGAGCAGTTCAAACGCGGCGTTCCTTATCGCATTGAGCCCTGCGAAACCTGGTCTGCCGGTCGTCACGGCGGCGACATGGTGGAACGAGCCGCGCCGCCAGAGTAA